The window TCGGGGTCGCCAGAACGAACAGAGTTTTTCCAGTATTCCATATTTTCAAGTTTTTGAGCGAGGGTTTCGCTTTGAGCGAAGCCCTCGCTTTGAGCAAAGCCCTCGCTGTTCAAATTCAGTAATAAAGCTCGCTGATTAGCAATTTTTGCTTTTATGGTTTGCTGCCAAAGTTGTTTTTTTAATGGTAAACTTGCTTGTATTTGATAATTAAACCTTTCTTGCTGAATAGAATTACCGCTAAGATTTAGCATTAAGCCCTGTGGCATTCGCTTATTATTGTAAGTTATTAATGCTACATTATTATCGAGTAATTTCGATATTAAATTTTGCGATATTGTTAATTGGTATGAATCAAGAATTACAACACCAATATCTTCAATTGGTACAGTTGATTGTTCTTTATTTTTATCTGCAAAATCAATAAGCAATTGCTCATCTTTAGTGTGCAAATAAGCATTGTTTCCGAAGTATAATGTGCGTTTTATCATGTTTTTGTTTTTAAGCGAGGGTTTCGCTTTAAGCGAAGCCCTCGCTGTTCATTCGGCAGATATTTAGCTGCAACATTTTTATTAACTAATTTCCCATCTCTTAAATTAGCATAATCTAAAGCCGAAGAAAATTCCCAGTCAACAGAATTATTTACCAAATTAGCTTTAACAGGATTTTGGTGTATGTAATTAAAACAAACTTGCGGGTATTGTTCTTCGGGATTTTGTATATTAATTTTTGTTATACCATTAATTGAAAAAAACGATGGTGTTATTCCATTTGGGCAGTTTATACATTCGGATTTGGTTTTTTTACGAAATAATGCACCTGAACGTTTCTGTTTTTTATTTATTGCATTTGTGTACGAGCGTAACATTATTCCAATTGAATTATTAAATGTTCGTTTTTGAGCGAGGGTTTCGCTTTGAGCGAAGCCCTCGCTGTTCACATCTAACTCTACTTCATTAACTAAAACCATTAAATGAAAATGATTAGGCATTAAACACCAAGCCAAAATATCAGAATAAGGTGTAATATAGGTTTTTATTTTTTTTAGAAAAAACAAATAATTTTCTCTTTCAAAAAAAATCTTTTGGCGATTATTGCCTTGGTTGTATATGTGATATATGTAATCTTTTTCGAAGTTCATAATAACAATTTTTAGTTTTAGAACGAGGGTTTCGCTTTAAGCGAAGTCCTCGCTGTTCACAAGCTTAGGTTCTAATACTTTCTAACTTTTACTATTTGTCCTAATCTATCTACTTTTAATTTTATGCTATTTTCAATAACCTTAATACTATCAATAGTAGTTTGTAACTTATTCTGACTACCTAATTCGCCAATTTTCGATTTTGCATCATATTGTTTTATTAACAAAGCTATTCTGTTTGGTATAAAGTAACACTCTTTTCCAGAAGCTTTTTCCATCTTATAAATTCTTCCTTTCTGTGCTATACTCAAATTATTAAAATCAATACTATTAATATTGTCTTGTTCCTCTTCGCTTGGCACATAAACTAAATCGTTTGGCGATAGATAAAAAAGTAAATTATATTCCAAATTATCTTTATCGAAAAAAAATTCCGGCACTGGGCTTTCGCCTTGTTTTAGACGTTTTATTACAATATTTAAAGGGATTGTGTCGGATTGTCTAACTGTTTCATCTTTTTTGTTTTTACCTTTATAAATTGCAAAATACAAATTTGTTCCTTTTGCAGCTTCAACATATTTATCTTTTTTATTGCCAGTTTGTCCAACAGCAAATTTATTTCCTAAAGTTTCATAAACTCTTGCTTTATATATTGGCTGATGTTTCTTCCCTTGGTTAAGTTCCTTAATATTTTTATTCATTTCGTTAAGCCCTTCCTCTGAAAATGCTAAATCGGGTCTTTCTTTTTGCTTTCCTTCTTCATCAATTTCGTTATATTTTTCAAGATGATTGATAAGAATTTTTTGTATTCCAGTATCTGTTATAGATTCTTCAATCCATTTTATAGATTTAAAATTTTCATCAACTGTTTTTCTAACAGCTGAATAGTTATTTTCTTGGTAATAAACCTCTACTTTTTTAATCTTATTGTCATTAAATTTATTATCCTTAAAATATTTTTTAAGCATCTTGGTATCGTAATGTTTTGATTTTAGTTTTTTTACTTTTTGATTTATATCTTTGTCAACAAAAATAAATTTACTAGCAAAAACTCCGTCAATTGCAGCATTTATGGCAACCGTTTTTTTCTGTCGTAAATTTACCTTGGCATAAACAGTTTCTTTATGCATTGGTTTACGAATAGCCCAATTAGTTCCTTTTTGAGTTTCAATGTTTCGTTTTAATTGTCCGTTTTCCTTATTCCAAACCAGATATTTATTGCTTGCTTTATTTATTACTCGTAAATTCTGCTTAAAACTTACAATAACATTTTCTAAACTATTTTTTGCATCAACAGGAAAATTTTGCCAAGGCAATAAAAATTCTTTGGCATATTTTCGATTTTCGCCTTTATATGTTTTTTCTTCAATATGTCGAAGTTTATTGCGTAAATCGTATCGTTTGTTTTCTGATTTTGCGTGTTGGTTACTTAAATAATTTACGTGATTTTTTGTAGCTAAAGCTACAACTAAAGCGTCCATTGCATGGTGTCGGTGGTCTATTCGTTTTTTGTTAAAATCTTTTTTTAGTTCAATAGGGACATCAATTCTGAAAAATCCTTTTTCTTTATCGAAATAACCAAAATCGTTAGAACTTGTTATTTGGTTCATTCGTTTAAAACGAGGTTCTATAATTTCGTTCCATTTATTGTTTAATCCCCAATCGTTTTTAAGAACATTTGTAACATTACCTGTAACCGAAACTACATTTTTTGATGTTGCTTCCTGCTCATTATCTTCTCTAACAATATTGCTTAATAATCCTTTTATAACTTTACTAATATAACGAGTATCGGTTAATTGACGAGATATAAAATTTTCAGGAATATCTTCGCTCAATAATATTCTTTGTTTTTTACTTCCTTTAACAAAATTTTGCATTACAAAATCCTGATATGCTTTAAGACTAAATAAAGAAACTGTTTTATTCTGTCCGAGTTCTATTGAATGACCATTATGTTTGCTTATCATTTCAAAAGCAGTTTGTCTGTCTTTAAAACGATTTACTTCTGCTTCACAAATAATTTTGTTGCTAAGAGAGTTGTCGAAATATTTTGCTTGCGGTAAAATATGTTCAATTTCATAATCGGTTGTAAATAATTTACTTAAAGGAATTATTTGTCCTGTATATGGCGAACGATATTCTTGCTCTAACCAGAGTTTATATTTTTCAATTTCATTATTTGTTGGTTCTGTAGATTTTACTACTTTTCCGATATTAATACCGTTAAATTCCATTTTTTCTAATTCTTTTTCTGAATAGTTCGATAAAATATCATGTTCAAAAATTTTTAATTTTTCTTGT of the Bacteroidales bacterium genome contains:
- the cas1 gene encoding type II CRISPR-associated endonuclease Cas1 — translated: MIKRTLYFGNNAYLHTKDEQLLIDFADKNKEQSTVPIEDIGVVILDSYQLTISQNLISKLLDNNVALITYNNKRMPQGLMLNLSGNSIQQERFNYQIQASLPLKKQLWQQTIKAKIANQRALLLNLNSEGFAQSEGFAQSETLAQKLENMEYWKNSVRSGDPDNYEARAAAFYWKTIFNEFEPDFTRGRYETAPNNLLNHAYAILRAITARSLVASGLLPTLGIHHHNKYNAYALADDIMEPYRPFVDEVVYNIVQKYYDENKLEQNYELTTELKAELLIIPVIDVVIDNEKSPLMIAMQRTSASLFYCFEGSSKKILYPVM
- a CDS encoding transposase, with protein sequence MNFEKDYIYHIYNQGNNRQKIFFERENYLFFLKKIKTYITPYSDILAWCLMPNHFHLMVLVNEVELDVNSEGFAQSETLAQKRTFNNSIGIMLRSYTNAINKKQKRSGALFRKKTKSECINCPNGITPSFFSINGITKINIQNPEEQYPQVCFNYIHQNPVKANLVNNSVDWEFSSALDYANLRDGKLVNKNVAAKYLPNEQRGLRLKRNPRLKTKT